DNA from Sphingomonas sp. R1:
CGCAGCGCCCGTTGCCGACGCCCAGCGCCACCGCGCCACGCCGGACGAAAAGCTCGCCAAGCTGCTGGAAGGCCGAGTCGCGGGGAAGCCCGTCGATTGCATCAGCCTGAGCAGAACCGGGGCAAGCCAGGTCATCGAGGGCAAGGCGATCGTCTACACCGTCGGCAACACGCTGTATGTGAACGAACTCCGCGGCGGCGCCGATCAGCTGGACGACAATTCGATCCTCGTCACCAACACCTTCGGCTCGCAGCTGTGCAGCATCGATACGGTGCGGCTGATCGACCGCGTCTCCTTCTTCCCGCGCGGCTTCGTGTCGCTTGGCGAGTTCGTGCCCTATTCCAAGCCGAAGAAGAGCAACTGAGGCCGCGAAGCAGGATTTGCTCGACAGGCTGGCTGCGCCCCGGAATAGAGGCGGCGTGACCAGCCTGAGCCTGCTACCCGACCCGTCCTCCCCGCTTGCCCGCGAAACCGCCGCGCAGGCCTTTGCCGACATTCTCGACGGCACCGCGCCCGAGGCGGAGATCGAGGCGTTCCTGATCGCCCTTTCCGTTCGCGGCGAGACCAGCATCGAGATCGCAGAAGCCGCCCGCGCCCTGCGTGCCCGGCTGATTCCCGTGACTGCGCCCGAAGGCGCGATCGACGTGTGCGGTACCGGCGGCGACGGGCATCATACGCTCAACGTCTCCACCGCCGTCAGCCTGGTCGTTGCGGCCGCGGGCGTTCCTGTCGCCAAGCACGGCAATCGCGCCGCTTCCTCCAAGGCGGGTGCGGCGGACACGCTGGAAGCGCTGGGCCTGAACCTCGACCGGGCAGCGGCGCGCGCCGAGGAGAGCCTGCACGAAATCGGCATCGCCTTTCTCTTCGCCCAGCATCACCACCCCTCGCTCGGCCGCATCGCGCCGATCCGGCGGCGAATCGGGCGGCGGACGATCTTCAACCTGATGGGCCCGCTCGCCAACCCCGCGCATGTGCGCCACCAGCTGATCGGCATCGCGCGCCCCGATTACGCGCCGGTCTATGCCGAGGCGCTGGAGCAGCTGGGTGTCGAAGCTGCCGCGATCATCTCCGGCGAGGATGCGCTGGACGAGCTCTCGACCGAGGCGGCGAGCGTCGTCGTCAATGTCGGCCGCGCGAAGCTGCCGACGCGCATCACCCCGGAAGATGCCGGCCTGCCCCGTCACCCGCTCTCGGCCATCCGCGGCGGCGATCCCGAATACAACGCCCTCGCGCTTCGCCGCCTGCTCCAGGGGGAGGAAGGCGCCTATCGCGACGCGGTGTTGCTCAACGCCGCCGCTGCACTAATGGTCGCGGGCCGCGCCGATGACCTACGGGACGGGGTGGAGGAAGCGGCCGAGATGCTCGACAACGGGCTTGCCAACGCCCTTCTCGACTGCTGGATCGCCTTCGCATGAGCACCATTCTCGGCAAGATACTCGACACCAAACGCGCGGAAGTCGCCGCGCGCAAGGCGGCGCCCCGCAGCTGGCCGGCGCCCAGCGCACCGCGTGGCTTCAAGGCGGCGCTTGATGCGCGCGCGTCGGCGGGCGGCTATGGCCTGATCGCCGAGATCAAGAAGGCCAGCCCTTCGAAGGGATTGATCCGCGCCGACTTCGATCCGCCCGCCCATGCCCGCGCCTATGCTGCCGGCGGTGCAGCCTGCCTGTCGGTGCTCACCGACCGCGACTATTTCCAGGGCGATGAGGACTATCTGGTCGCCGCACGCGCCGCGTGCGACCTGCCGGTCATCCGCAAGGACTTCCTGATCGATCCCTGGCAGGTCGAGGAATCGCGTGCGATGGGCGCCGATGCGATCCTGATCATCGTCTCTGCGCTCGACGACGGCCAGATGGCGGAGATCGAAGCCGCCGCCATCGAACAGGGCATGGATGCGCTGGTCGAAGTCCATGATGCGGAGGAACTGGCGCGCGCACTTCGCCTGAAATCGCGGCTGATCGGGGTAAACAATCGTAATCTCAAGACCTTCGAGGTCGATGTGCAGAAGACGTACGATCTCGTCGCCCATGCACCCAAGGACTGTACCTTCGTTGCGGAGTCCGGCCTCAACACGCGCGCCGACCTCGATGCCATGGCCGCGCACGATATCCGCTGCTTCCTGATCGGCGAGTCGCTGATGCGCCAGTCGGATGTGGAAGCGGCGACGCGCGCGCTGGTCGGATGAGCGGCCTCACGCATCTCGATGGGTCCGGCGCGGCGCATATGGTGGACGTCGGCGGCAAGGCGGTTACCGCGCGCGAGGCGGTGGCCCGGGGTCGCATCACCATGTCGGCCGAAGCGGCAGCGGCGATCCGCGACGGCAGCATGAAGAAGGGCGACGTGCTCGCCACCGCGCGGATCGCCGGCATCATGGCGGCCAAGAAGACGTCGGCGCTGATCCCGCTGTGCCACCCGCTGCCGCTTACCCGCGTCGCGATC
Protein-coding regions in this window:
- the trpD gene encoding anthranilate phosphoribosyltransferase; protein product: MTSLSLLPDPSSPLARETAAQAFADILDGTAPEAEIEAFLIALSVRGETSIEIAEAARALRARLIPVTAPEGAIDVCGTGGDGHHTLNVSTAVSLVVAAAGVPVAKHGNRAASSKAGAADTLEALGLNLDRAAARAEESLHEIGIAFLFAQHHHPSLGRIAPIRRRIGRRTIFNLMGPLANPAHVRHQLIGIARPDYAPVYAEALEQLGVEAAAIISGEDALDELSTEAASVVVNVGRAKLPTRITPEDAGLPRHPLSAIRGGDPEYNALALRRLLQGEEGAYRDAVLLNAAAALMVAGRADDLRDGVEEAAEMLDNGLANALLDCWIAFA
- the trpC gene encoding indole-3-glycerol phosphate synthase TrpC encodes the protein MSTILGKILDTKRAEVAARKAAPRSWPAPSAPRGFKAALDARASAGGYGLIAEIKKASPSKGLIRADFDPPAHARAYAAGGAACLSVLTDRDYFQGDEDYLVAARAACDLPVIRKDFLIDPWQVEESRAMGADAILIIVSALDDGQMAEIEAAAIEQGMDALVEVHDAEELARALRLKSRLIGVNNRNLKTFEVDVQKTYDLVAHAPKDCTFVAESGLNTRADLDAMAAHDIRCFLIGESLMRQSDVEAATRALVG
- the moaC gene encoding cyclic pyranopterin monophosphate synthase MoaC, coding for MSGLTHLDGSGAAHMVDVGGKAVTAREAVARGRITMSAEAAAAIRDGSMKKGDVLATARIAGIMAAKKTSALIPLCHPLPLTRVAIDLDLDETGVTATATAATEGKTGVEMEALTAVSVTLLTLYDMAKAIDKGMVLGDIRLLTKTGGKSGDWRAEA